A region of Deinococcus rubellus DNA encodes the following proteins:
- a CDS encoding DUF808 domain-containing protein — protein sequence MSGGLVALLDDVAALAKLAAASIDDIGAAASKAGVKAVGVVIDDTAVTPRYVTGFTPERELSIIWRIAKGSLKNKIVFILPAALLLSQFLPWALNPLLMVGGAYLCFEGAEKLYEAIWGHHDAEEEAVIKLSSAAHEQQMVSGAIRTDFILSAEIMAISLAEVADQAFFSRALILVLVALMITALVYGVVGLIVKTDDFGLKLTHSGSRAAQAVGRSLVKGMPVVMSALSVIGTAAMLWVGGHIIIDGLNKFGLGWPAHTLHDLALAAGHAVPFAEAVAEWLVETLGSAAVGVVLGGIIVAGLHLRPAKAAAH from the coding sequence ATGAGTGGTGGCCTCGTCGCGCTGCTCGATGACGTGGCTGCACTGGCCAAGCTGGCTGCCGCCTCGATCGACGACATCGGCGCGGCGGCCAGCAAGGCGGGGGTCAAAGCCGTCGGCGTGGTGATTGACGATACCGCCGTCACGCCCCGCTACGTCACGGGCTTCACGCCGGAGCGCGAGTTGTCGATCATCTGGCGCATCGCCAAGGGATCGCTGAAAAACAAGATCGTGTTTATCCTGCCTGCCGCGCTGCTGCTCAGCCAGTTTCTACCGTGGGCGCTTAATCCCCTGCTGATGGTGGGCGGAGCGTACCTGTGTTTCGAGGGGGCCGAGAAGCTGTACGAGGCCATCTGGGGCCACCATGATGCGGAGGAAGAAGCCGTGATCAAGCTGAGCAGCGCTGCCCACGAGCAGCAGATGGTCTCGGGCGCGATCCGGACCGACTTCATTCTGTCGGCAGAGATCATGGCGATCTCGCTGGCCGAGGTCGCAGACCAGGCGTTCTTTTCCCGCGCGCTGATCCTGGTGCTGGTGGCCCTGATGATCACGGCGCTGGTGTACGGCGTGGTCGGACTCATCGTCAAGACCGACGACTTCGGCCTGAAACTGACCCACAGCGGCTCGCGGGCGGCGCAGGCCGTCGGACGCAGCCTGGTCAAAGGCATGCCGGTGGTCATGTCGGCCCTCTCAGTGATCGGCACGGCGGCGATGCTGTGGGTCGGCGGTCACATCATCATCGACGGTCTGAACAAGTTCGGGCTGGGCTGGCCAGCTCACACCCTGCACGATCTGGCGCTGGCGGCGGGCCACGCTGTTCCCTTCGCGGAGGCCGTCGCCGAATGGTTGGTGGAAACCCTGGGGTCTGCTGCCGTGGGCGTGGTGCTGGGCGGCATCATCGTGGCGGGATTGCATCTGCGCCCAGCGAAAGCGGCGGCGCATTGA
- a CDS encoding IS3 family transposase translates to MESFFATLKMELNLHKAQGNRTDMRNLVFEWIEVFYNRERRHSSLGYRSPTRFEEHQARPN, encoded by the coding sequence ATGGAGAGCTTTTTTGCCACCCTCAAGATGGAACTCAATCTCCACAAGGCACAGGGGAACCGTACTGACATGCGTAATTTGGTTTTCGAGTGGATTGAGGTCTTCTACAACCGTGAACGACGCCATTCCAGCCTGGGGTACCGCTCACCCACTCGATTCGAAGAACACCAGGCCAGACCGAACTGA
- a CDS encoding transposase — protein sequence MLADAGFCSKAFLAGVVQLGLEVSVTIPSNRVTAQGRPIGQVTRQRQAMMLPGLPDLQLWLYWIWLSSSGDGTRKKRYVVSTLNVVPDTIRANGRKRWRIEALFKTLKSRFGLHRSGQYTKRGMLRYCCLCFLSDVLCHLEILEDAPASSKIWPDWRAVAQRLRQKYCGLVRLSELRREIQTIEAVLDSVLLI from the coding sequence GTGCTTGCCGACGCTGGATTTTGTAGCAAAGCATTTCTCGCTGGTGTGGTGCAACTTGGCCTGGAGGTTTCGGTCACGATTCCAAGCAATCGTGTGACAGCACAAGGACGTCCCATTGGACAGGTCACACGGCAGAGGCAGGCCATGATGCTGCCAGGACTTCCAGACCTTCAACTCTGGCTGTACTGGATCTGGCTGTCGAGTTCGGGTGACGGAACACGCAAGAAACGATACGTAGTATCAACCCTGAACGTCGTTCCAGACACGATCCGGGCCAACGGTCGAAAACGCTGGCGGATCGAAGCACTGTTCAAGACGTTGAAGAGTAGGTTCGGTCTCCACCGCTCTGGGCAATACACCAAACGGGGCATGCTTCGGTACTGCTGCCTGTGTTTTCTGAGTGATGTCCTCTGTCACCTGGAGATCTTGGAGGATGCACCAGCATCCTCCAAGATCTGGCCAGACTGGCGAGCGGTCGCACAACGGCTCAGACAAAAATACTGCGGCCTGGTGCGGCTTTCTGAACTCAGGAGAGAAATTCAAACGATAGAGGCCGTGCTCGACAGTGTTTTGCTGATCTGA
- the rraA gene encoding ribonuclease E activity regulator RraA — MTAATADLCDAFSDVQVSLPVWRDYGGLIRFAGQAVTLKVDGDNGLVRAELETPGAGRVLVVDAGGSLQCALVGGQLASLGVQNGWAGIVLHGCVRDTAELGGQRLGVKALASHPRRSAKSGGGEREVPIRFADLTINPGNWIYADEDGLIISEGELRLPES, encoded by the coding sequence ATGACTGCTGCCACCGCTGACCTCTGCGACGCCTTTTCAGATGTGCAGGTTTCCTTGCCCGTGTGGCGCGACTACGGCGGGCTGATCCGCTTTGCCGGGCAGGCCGTGACCCTCAAAGTGGACGGTGACAACGGCCTGGTGCGTGCTGAGCTGGAAACGCCGGGCGCGGGCCGGGTGCTGGTGGTGGACGCGGGCGGTTCGTTGCAGTGCGCTCTGGTGGGCGGCCAACTGGCCAGCTTGGGTGTGCAGAATGGCTGGGCCGGGATCGTGCTTCACGGCTGTGTGCGCGACACGGCCGAACTCGGCGGTCAGCGGCTGGGCGTCAAGGCGCTCGCCAGCCACCCGCGCCGCAGTGCCAAAAGCGGTGGGGGAGAGCGCGAGGTGCCAATCCGTTTCGCGGATTTGACGATCAACCCAGGTAACTGGATCTACGCTGACGAGGACGGACTGATCATCTCGGAGGGGGAATTGAGGTTGCCGGAAAGCTGA
- a CDS encoding GAF domain-containing protein produces MTEPNKPEPSRPAATQAAQLITHLQDVTQALAAVRQQEEVFGIILNDALEALHGVAGTVLLVQGDRLHVAARRGHDPVSVWQDGTLSDSRPGPDALRANTPLFFNDSGDLLRAYPELERHTGGVAAVASVVLPMVENGRPLGVIVLDFREPHDFTPDEAHFLLTLAGQCALALDRARLSGNLERQIQDRTAELETFVRFTELADGETDVLALAARAEEVLSVLFPGCTNGYYVLEDGLWKLKVYSRDLENTPVLLASIKAGMPLDTPVFAEPIRTGEPVFVDAWDPEREQFAQTEAYQSVGTYPLHVDGSVRAIFALGLKDSPHWTTHQKAVFCSVGRGLKLALERTESARRLRAQRDLLQASNEELEAFTYSVSHDLRTPVRHILSFGGLLRRSLPVPLEEKTERYFKIIEDAAVTLNGLIDGILDLSRTSRQPLKVGEVDLGRLVDTLRKELGVVATDRQITWQIAEMPTVMGDADLLRRVVMALLSNAVKSTRTRQAALIEVWTEEQPQSWTMLVRDNGVGFEPQYQGKLFTMFQHLHSQADFEGAGVGLANVRRIVTRHGGTVIAEGQPGVGATFGFTLPKIEGK; encoded by the coding sequence ATGACCGAACCCAACAAGCCAGAACCCTCTCGCCCAGCTGCAACCCAGGCGGCCCAGCTGATCACCCACCTGCAAGATGTGACGCAGGCGCTGGCCGCCGTGCGCCAGCAGGAGGAAGTCTTCGGCATCATCCTGAATGACGCCCTGGAAGCTCTTCATGGCGTCGCTGGGACGGTCTTGCTGGTGCAGGGTGACCGGCTGCACGTCGCGGCCCGGCGGGGTCACGACCCGGTCAGCGTCTGGCAGGACGGCACGCTGAGTGACTCGCGGCCGGGTCCGGACGCCCTGCGCGCCAACACCCCACTCTTCTTCAACGACAGCGGCGATCTGCTCAGGGCCTACCCGGAACTCGAGCGTCATACCGGCGGCGTGGCGGCGGTGGCCAGCGTGGTCCTGCCGATGGTCGAGAATGGCCGACCATTGGGCGTGATCGTGCTGGATTTCCGTGAGCCGCACGACTTCACCCCCGACGAGGCACACTTCCTGCTCACGCTGGCCGGGCAGTGCGCGCTGGCGCTCGACCGGGCGCGGCTCTCGGGCAACCTGGAGCGCCAGATTCAGGACCGCACTGCCGAACTCGAAACCTTCGTGCGCTTCACCGAGCTGGCCGACGGCGAGACGGATGTGCTGGCTCTGGCGGCGCGCGCCGAGGAAGTGCTGAGTGTGCTCTTCCCCGGCTGCACCAATGGCTACTACGTACTGGAGGATGGCCTCTGGAAGCTCAAGGTCTACAGCCGCGACCTGGAGAACACCCCGGTGCTGCTGGCCTCGATCAAAGCCGGGATGCCGCTGGACACGCCGGTGTTTGCCGAGCCGATACGGACGGGCGAGCCGGTGTTCGTCGATGCCTGGGACCCAGAGCGCGAACAGTTCGCTCAGACCGAGGCGTATCAGAGTGTGGGCACCTACCCGCTGCACGTGGACGGCAGCGTCCGGGCGATCTTCGCGCTGGGACTCAAGGACAGCCCACACTGGACGACCCATCAGAAAGCGGTGTTCTGTTCAGTGGGTCGCGGCCTCAAGCTGGCCCTGGAGCGGACTGAGTCGGCCCGGCGTCTCAGGGCGCAGCGCGACTTGCTCCAGGCGTCGAACGAGGAACTCGAAGCCTTCACCTATTCGGTCTCGCACGACCTGCGGACCCCGGTGCGGCACATCCTCAGCTTCGGCGGCCTGCTGCGCCGTTCGCTGCCAGTACCACTCGAAGAGAAGACCGAGCGGTACTTCAAGATCATCGAGGACGCGGCGGTCACGCTGAACGGGCTGATCGACGGCATTCTCGACCTCTCGCGGACCTCCCGGCAGCCGCTGAAGGTGGGCGAGGTCGATCTGGGTCGGCTGGTGGACACGCTTCGTAAGGAGCTGGGCGTGGTGGCCACGGACCGGCAGATCACCTGGCAGATCGCCGAGATGCCGACGGTGATGGGAGACGCTGATCTGCTGCGGCGGGTGGTGATGGCCCTGCTGAGCAATGCCGTGAAGTCCACCCGCACCCGCCAGGCGGCACTCATCGAGGTCTGGACTGAGGAACAGCCGCAGAGCTGGACGATGCTGGTGCGCGACAACGGGGTGGGGTTCGAGCCGCAGTATCAGGGCAAGCTGTTCACGATGTTCCAGCACCTGCACAGTCAGGCCGACTTCGAGGGAGCGGGGGTGGGGCTGGCCAATGTCCGGCGCATCGTGACCCGGCATGGCGGCACCGTCATCGCAGAAGGGCAGCCCGGTGTGGGGGCCACCTTCGGCTTCACCCTCCCCAAAATTGAAGGTAAATAG
- a CDS encoding transposase yields the protein METDMTASKHEHTAEFKEEAVRLVITSQKSCAEIARNLGIPPYLVVRWKQQHEQKGAAGRPQFTGRGVAALSEQEARFKKLERELEITRQERDILDRVS from the coding sequence ATGGAAACTGACATGACAGCCAGCAAACACGAGCACACTGCCGAGTTCAAAGAGGAAGCCGTCCGCCTAGTGATCACTAGCCAGAAGAGCTGCGCGGAGATTGCCCGGAACCTGGGGATTCCTCCTTATCTGGTGGTTCGCTGGAAGCAGCAACATGAGCAGAAGGGGGCGGCGGGCCGCCCCCAGTTCACTGGACGGGGGGTCGCAGCGCTCAGTGAGCAGGAAGCACGGTTCAAGAAGCTTGAGCGAGAACTCGAAATTACCCGTCAGGAACGCGATATCCTAGATAGGGTTTCATAG
- a CDS encoding GGDEF domain-containing protein — translation MTAEPPTTRGRLTLRRTYWLTLLLIGLLCVASNVLLSIQVQATASTTALINTYAPHSLSDLQAALTTFEDQHARLADPAPGLSASGFSPDIQRSYFTQTNTLLAQLPLQQPDVTLLPAPAREPLLKLLDLAISLDEHRSDRVIARVQGMSWLRVGAVLALLLGLGLYVFQPLERRNRELLTRLSAEHDVATQQASYAQALLRVSALSDSDLPLEQVAHELMAIVARTLGLDWAALGLMTEQGSQIAGVYAHPQLPAATLALLSQPARQGKGLTWDIIQGGKAVYVDDYTQLGQAQSALVAAGLRSLAWVPLNTFGQTQYVLSGARFSGQPWQVADRDLLEAAARTVTAAIDRRLYLHELRAEALTDVLTGLGNRRAFERDLRLAQVRASRHAQNLAVMMLDLDGLKGVNDQQGHERGDTLLRGFGHALAGLFRQSDRVYRLGGDEFAVLLPVTAPEHSSELLERVFRVVQPLHMQGFPGVGVSAGVALYPRDGLDAAALMRLADERMYECKRRHKAARTFPQ, via the coding sequence ATGACTGCCGAACCGCCGACGACGCGGGGCAGACTGACGCTGCGGCGGACCTACTGGTTGACCCTGCTGCTGATCGGCCTGCTCTGCGTCGCCTCCAACGTGCTGCTGTCCATTCAGGTGCAGGCCACCGCGTCAACCACCGCGCTGATCAACACCTATGCTCCGCATAGCCTGAGTGATCTTCAGGCGGCGCTGACGACGTTTGAAGATCAGCACGCCCGGCTGGCCGACCCAGCGCCGGGCCTGTCCGCCTCAGGGTTCTCGCCCGACATCCAGCGGTCGTACTTCACGCAGACCAACACACTGCTCGCTCAACTGCCGCTCCAGCAGCCGGACGTGACCCTGTTGCCCGCCCCGGCGCGGGAGCCACTCCTCAAGTTGCTGGACCTGGCAATCTCGCTCGATGAGCACCGCAGCGATAGGGTGATTGCCCGCGTGCAGGGGATGTCATGGCTGCGGGTCGGGGCAGTGCTCGCCCTGCTGCTGGGCCTGGGTCTCTACGTCTTCCAGCCGCTGGAGCGGCGCAACCGCGAACTGCTCACCCGGCTGAGTGCTGAACACGACGTGGCCACGCAGCAGGCCAGCTACGCCCAGGCCCTCTTGCGGGTCTCGGCCTTGAGTGACAGCGATCTGCCCCTGGAGCAGGTGGCCCACGAACTCATGGCCATCGTGGCGCGAACCCTGGGGCTGGATTGGGCCGCACTGGGTCTCATGACCGAGCAGGGCAGCCAGATCGCCGGGGTTTACGCCCACCCCCAGCTGCCCGCCGCCACGCTGGCGCTGCTGAGCCAACCGGCACGCCAGGGTAAAGGACTGACCTGGGACATCATCCAGGGCGGCAAAGCGGTCTATGTGGATGACTACACCCAGCTGGGGCAGGCCCAGTCAGCACTGGTGGCCGCCGGACTGCGGAGCCTGGCCTGGGTGCCGCTGAACACCTTCGGTCAGACCCAGTACGTCCTCTCCGGCGCACGGTTCAGCGGTCAGCCCTGGCAGGTCGCCGACCGGGACTTGCTGGAAGCGGCGGCCCGCACAGTCACGGCAGCCATCGACAGGCGGCTGTACCTCCACGAGCTGCGAGCGGAGGCACTCACCGATGTCCTGACCGGGCTGGGCAACCGGCGGGCCTTCGAGCGGGATCTGCGGCTCGCCCAGGTTCGCGCCAGCCGTCACGCCCAGAATCTGGCGGTGATGATGCTCGATCTCGACGGGCTGAAGGGCGTCAATGACCAGCAGGGCCACGAGCGCGGCGACACCCTGCTGCGCGGCTTTGGTCACGCCCTGGCGGGTCTCTTTCGCCAGAGCGACCGGGTGTACCGTCTGGGCGGAGACGAGTTCGCCGTCTTGCTGCCGGTCACCGCACCTGAACACTCTTCAGAGCTGCTGGAGCGGGTCTTCCGGGTCGTGCAGCCGCTGCACATGCAGGGGTTCCCCGGTGTGGGGGTCAGCGCAGGGGTGGCGCTCTATCCACGAGACGGCCTGGACGCTGCGGCGCTGATGCGGCTTGCCGACGAGCGCATGTATGAGTGCAAGCGGCGACACAAGGCCGCTCGGACGTTCCCGCAGTGA
- a CDS encoding DnaJ C-terminal domain-containing protein: MAYKDYYDVLGVTRSASEGDIKSAYRKLAKKYHPDKNAGDEKAVNRFKEIGEAYAVLSDTEKRKLYDQYGHAGQVPPGAWSGAGGAGGGFPGADFGGVDASQFSDFFQGLFGQQGRGGGFRGGGAQVNLDDLMSGMGGGRRFVQNVEGELQVTLQEAFSGSEENIQVEGKRLTVRIPAGTRDGARLRLAGQGPGGGDVLLTIRVLEDGRFDLSGNDLTTSVDVPVDTAALGGSVRVPTMQGDMSLNIPAGTSGGRRMRLKGQGWPGRSGAGDLYVRLNLVLPGKLSEQERQLYEQLRALRTA; this comes from the coding sequence ATGGCCTACAAAGACTATTACGACGTGCTCGGCGTCACGCGCAGCGCTTCCGAGGGCGACATCAAGAGCGCTTACCGCAAGCTCGCCAAGAAGTACCACCCCGACAAGAACGCGGGCGACGAGAAGGCCGTCAACCGCTTCAAGGAGATCGGCGAGGCCTACGCGGTTCTCTCCGATACCGAGAAACGCAAGCTCTATGATCAGTACGGCCATGCCGGGCAGGTACCGCCGGGAGCCTGGAGCGGTGCGGGCGGAGCAGGCGGGGGTTTTCCCGGTGCAGATTTCGGCGGGGTGGACGCCTCGCAGTTCAGCGACTTCTTTCAGGGCCTGTTTGGGCAGCAGGGGCGCGGCGGCGGTTTCCGGGGCGGGGGCGCTCAGGTCAATCTCGACGACCTGATGTCGGGTATGGGCGGCGGACGCCGCTTCGTGCAGAACGTGGAAGGTGAGTTGCAGGTCACCTTGCAGGAAGCCTTCAGCGGCTCGGAAGAGAACATTCAGGTGGAAGGCAAGCGCCTCACCGTCCGTATTCCGGCAGGGACCCGCGACGGCGCTCGGCTGCGGCTGGCCGGTCAGGGGCCGGGCGGCGGCGACGTGCTGCTGACCATCCGGGTGCTGGAGGACGGCCGGTTTGATCTCAGCGGCAACGACCTGACCACCAGCGTGGACGTGCCGGTGGACACGGCGGCGCTCGGCGGCAGCGTGCGGGTACCGACCATGCAGGGCGACATGAGCCTCAACATCCCGGCAGGCACCAGCGGCGGGCGGCGCATGCGCCTCAAGGGACAGGGCTGGCCCGGCAGATCCGGCGCGGGCGACCTGTATGTGCGGCTCAATCTGGTACTGCCCGGCAAGCTCAGCGAGCAGGAGCGCCAGCTTTACGAGCAGTTGCGGGCCCTCCGGACCGCCTGA
- a CDS encoding IS110 family transposase gives MLVLGIDVGKRELFACLQNGSTSPPAILGRRGPVANTAAGLAQLATWVEKQAKGDRVQVVMEATNVYWERSAHHFHRVGFQVSVVNPAQIKYFARSVLRRGKTDAMDAEIIARYGLVMRPTTWTPPAQVMIELKQLTRERETVLARRTQENNHLIALRDAEHASPVALSLSQGRLELLQRQVNEIEAALKALVQQDVHLTQQLKLLRSVPGFALISAITVIAETEGFARLTTGKEISAAAGMAPAPQQSGARQGRGRISKTGNARLRRIAYLSALGASKSHSRLRTYYRGMRDSGKPAKVALIALGRKLLCIGLAVIRSGQPYDDGFLLPRVGAGPTPMRDLTAAL, from the coding sequence ATGTTGGTTCTCGGAATTGATGTTGGAAAACGTGAGCTGTTTGCCTGTCTGCAGAATGGATCAACGTCACCACCCGCTATCCTCGGCCGTCGAGGTCCAGTCGCCAATACAGCTGCCGGATTGGCGCAGCTGGCGACTTGGGTGGAGAAGCAAGCCAAAGGAGACAGAGTACAGGTGGTCATGGAAGCGACCAACGTGTACTGGGAGCGTTCAGCGCATCATTTTCACCGTGTCGGTTTCCAGGTGAGCGTGGTCAACCCTGCTCAGATCAAATATTTTGCCCGGTCGGTCTTGCGCCGTGGCAAGACCGACGCCATGGATGCTGAAATCATCGCGCGGTACGGCCTCGTGATGCGGCCAACAACTTGGACGCCCCCGGCTCAGGTCATGATCGAGCTCAAACAATTGACGCGAGAACGGGAGACGGTGCTGGCCCGACGGACTCAGGAGAACAACCACCTGATCGCTTTGAGAGATGCGGAGCACGCCTCGCCAGTGGCTCTTTCTCTGTCTCAGGGGCGCCTGGAACTGCTCCAGCGCCAGGTCAATGAAATTGAAGCAGCCTTGAAAGCGCTTGTCCAGCAGGATGTTCATCTGACGCAGCAACTGAAGTTGCTGCGGAGTGTTCCTGGATTCGCGTTGATCTCGGCCATCACGGTCATCGCGGAAACAGAGGGCTTTGCCCGGTTGACGACCGGGAAGGAAATTTCAGCGGCAGCAGGAATGGCTCCAGCGCCGCAGCAGTCGGGCGCACGTCAGGGTCGAGGTAGGATTTCCAAAACAGGGAATGCCAGACTGCGGCGGATTGCATATCTTTCCGCCCTGGGCGCATCAAAATCGCATAGCCGCTTACGGACGTATTACCGCGGGATGAGGGATTCGGGGAAGCCCGCCAAAGTGGCTTTGATCGCCCTGGGGCGCAAACTGCTGTGTATCGGATTGGCGGTCATACGATCCGGACAGCCGTACGATGACGGGTTTCTTCTTCCCCGCGTCGGTGCTGGCCCAACGCCAATGCGGGACTTGACAGCAGCCCTATGA
- a CDS encoding sensor domain-containing diguanylate cyclase, which produces MTSAPLPPDEYARLLDLARYQILDTPPEEAFDRITRLAARLLNAPVAFINFVDQYRQWSKATSGPGDTTAPRRDSVCAWTILEAEPMVIENAHIDPRFTHNPMVTGEPHIHMYAGAPLTTPAGHRIGTLCVTDDQPHSLTPEDLQALQDLAALVVGELELRARNLELSRELNAQQRRNADLKRGLDHAQVLEGVAGLMDLDLTPETMTLNASALLAGALSADYIGLLIFEEEGLRVEAAHLNPRLPQAITDLPTQRPDWPNSVTWSLKTLSQPLYLNDYPGHPGALTTGVDSGVQQIAWLPLGTRSGVTSLLMSVRLRDNPVAHWRGSDRALLEAVGRSIRSTLDRRLEMDLSYQEARHDTLTGLLNRRAQEEDLTRRQQGSTPFLLAGLDLDGLKALNDHEGHAQGDKLLQVFARTLSVALGNAGEVYRLGGDEFVVLSSTDEDTVHEAVDTAVMAARQVGALRGASVGIAHSSEGRGVELLALADERMYAVKRRRQAMRQQVALEQR; this is translated from the coding sequence ATGACCAGTGCGCCGCTTCCGCCCGATGAATACGCCCGGCTCCTGGATCTGGCCCGCTACCAGATCCTCGACACGCCCCCGGAAGAGGCGTTCGACCGCATCACCCGGCTGGCGGCCCGCCTGCTCAACGCCCCGGTGGCCTTCATCAACTTCGTGGACCAGTACCGCCAGTGGAGCAAGGCCACCAGCGGTCCGGGTGATACCACCGCGCCGCGCCGGGACTCCGTGTGCGCCTGGACCATTCTGGAAGCGGAGCCGATGGTGATCGAGAACGCCCACATTGATCCGCGCTTCACCCACAACCCGATGGTCACGGGTGAGCCGCACATCCACATGTATGCGGGCGCGCCCCTGACCACCCCGGCGGGCCACCGCATCGGGACGCTGTGTGTCACCGACGACCAGCCCCACTCGCTGACCCCTGAGGACCTTCAGGCCCTGCAAGACCTGGCCGCGCTGGTGGTGGGTGAACTGGAGCTGCGGGCACGCAACCTGGAGTTGAGCCGCGAGCTGAATGCCCAGCAGCGCCGCAACGCCGACCTTAAGCGTGGTCTGGACCACGCCCAGGTGCTGGAGGGCGTTGCCGGACTGATGGACCTGGACCTGACCCCGGAGACCATGACCCTGAACGCCTCGGCCCTGCTGGCCGGGGCCCTGAGTGCCGACTACATCGGGCTGCTGATCTTTGAGGAGGAAGGCCTGCGGGTGGAGGCCGCGCACCTCAACCCCCGGCTCCCCCAGGCGATCACCGATCTTCCCACCCAACGGCCTGACTGGCCCAACTCGGTCACCTGGTCTCTGAAAACACTCAGCCAACCCCTTTACCTGAATGACTACCCAGGCCATCCAGGGGCCTTGACAACTGGCGTAGACAGTGGGGTTCAGCAGATCGCCTGGTTGCCGCTCGGCACGCGCAGCGGGGTGACCTCACTCTTGATGTCAGTGCGGCTGCGCGACAATCCGGTGGCCCACTGGCGGGGCAGTGACCGCGCACTGCTGGAAGCGGTAGGCCGCAGTATCCGCAGTACCCTGGACCGCCGGCTGGAGATGGACCTGTCCTACCAGGAAGCGCGCCATGACACGCTGACCGGGCTGCTCAACCGCCGGGCACAGGAGGAAGACCTGACGCGGCGACAGCAGGGCAGCACGCCCTTCCTGCTGGCCGGACTGGACCTGGACGGACTCAAAGCGCTCAACGACCACGAGGGCCACGCCCAGGGCGACAAGCTCCTTCAGGTCTTCGCCCGCACCCTGAGTGTGGCCCTGGGCAACGCGGGCGAGGTGTACCGGCTGGGCGGCGACGAGTTCGTGGTGCTGAGTAGTACAGATGAAGACACGGTGCATGAGGCGGTGGACACGGCGGTGATGGCCGCGCGTCAGGTCGGCGCGTTGCGCGGGGCCAGCGTGGGGATCGCCCACAGCAGCGAGGGGAGGGGCGTGGAGTTGCTGGCCCTGGCAGATGAGCGCATGTACGCGGTCAAGCGGCGGCGACAGGCCATGCGGCAGCAGGTAGCGCTGGAGCAGCGCTGA
- a CDS encoding IS3 family transposase translates to MGGPEKSTGLVTWVGPDAPYCAGAGPIHKKSTGLLRQRKLIYQFIEHHRHEYPIELMCRTLNVGVSGYFAWWRRPENRYVQADAALTTSIQKIHQESRGTYGAPRVQAVLADEGQQVSRARITRLMKAAGLKVRCKRKFRTTTNSKHRHPVAENLLNREFTADRPNQKWVTDITYLPTHEGWMYLAVVMDLFSRKIVGWAMRKTLHTELVVAALTMAQQNRRPGQGILHHSDQRAGPIRVPLCPRRGFNTPVASIDRPWSAWRRSRA, encoded by the coding sequence TTGGGTGGACCTGAAAAAAGCACTGGCTTGGTGACCTGGGTTGGACCTGACGCTCCGTATTGTGCCGGAGCTGGCCCAATACACAAAAAAAGCACTGGCCTTCTTCGCCAAAGAAAACTGATCTATCAGTTCATTGAGCACCATCGTCATGAATACCCGATTGAACTGATGTGCAGGACGCTCAATGTCGGGGTCAGTGGCTATTTTGCGTGGTGGAGAAGGCCAGAGAACCGCTACGTCCAAGCGGACGCAGCGCTCACGACGTCGATCCAAAAGATTCATCAGGAGAGCCGGGGCACCTATGGTGCCCCCCGCGTCCAGGCGGTTCTGGCAGACGAGGGGCAGCAGGTGAGTCGGGCGCGGATCACCCGGTTAATGAAGGCAGCTGGGCTCAAGGTGCGCTGCAAGCGGAAGTTTCGCACCACCACCAATTCTAAACACCGGCATCCAGTGGCCGAAAACCTGCTCAACCGCGAGTTCACTGCGGACCGGCCCAACCAGAAATGGGTGACGGACATCACGTATTTGCCCACCCACGAAGGCTGGATGTACTTGGCAGTGGTCATGGACCTCTTCTCCAGGAAGATTGTCGGGTGGGCGATGCGCAAGACGCTCCATACCGAGCTGGTCGTGGCTGCCCTGACGATGGCCCAGCAAAACCGTCGTCCTGGACAGGGAATTCTTCACCACTCGGATCAGCGGGCAGGCCCCATACGGGTGCCGCTCTGCCCAAGAAGGGGGTTCAATACGCCAGTAGCGAGTATCGACAGGCCTTGGAGCGCCTGGAGGCGCTCCAGAGCATGA